In one window of Ovis aries strain OAR_USU_Benz2616 breed Rambouillet chromosome 5, ARS-UI_Ramb_v3.0, whole genome shotgun sequence DNA:
- the TRAPPC5 gene encoding trafficking protein particle complex subunit 5 has protein sequence MEARFTRGKSALLERALARPRTEVSLSAFALLFSELVQHCQSRVFSVAELQARLAALGRQVGARVLDALVAREKGARRETKVLGALLFVKGAVWKALFGKEADKLEQANDDARTFYIIEREPLINTYISVPKENSTLNCASFTAGIVEAVLTHSGFPAKVTAHWHKGTTLMIKFEEAVIARDRALEGR, from the coding sequence ATGGAGGCGCGCTTCACGCGTGGGAAGTCGGCACTGCTGGAACGTGCGCTGGCCCGGCCGCGCACCGAGGTGAGCCTGAGTGCCTTTGCCCTGCTCTTCTCCGAGCTGGTTCAGCACTGCCAGAGCCGCGTCTTCTCCGTGGCAGAGCTGCAGGCGCGCCTGGCGGCACTGGGCCGCCAGGTGGGTGCCCGCGTCCTGGATGCGCTGGTGGCTCGCGAAAAGGGTGCCCGGCGTGAAACCAAGGTGCTGGGTGCCCTGCTGTTCGTTAAGGGCGCCGTGTGGAAGGCGCTCTTTGGCAAGGAGGCCGACAAGCTGGAGCAGGCCAACGACGATGCCCGCACCTTCTACATCATCGAGCGCGAGCCGCTCATCAACACCTACATCTCCGTGCCCAAGGAGAACAGCACGCTCAACTGTGCCAGCTTCACCGCGGGCATCGTGGAGGCGGTGCTCACGCACAGCGGCTTCCCCGCCAAGGTCACAGCGCACTGGCACAAGGGCACCACGCTGATGATCAAGTTCGAGGAGGCAGTCATAGCCCGAGACCGGGCCCTGGAGGGCCGCTGA